The Kluyveromyces lactis strain NRRL Y-1140 chromosome D complete sequence genome has a window encoding:
- the FUR4 gene encoding uracil permease (similar to uniprot|P05316 YBR021W Saccharomyces cerevisiae FUR4 Uracil permease localized to the plasma membrane): MVGNFRFNVRNDSTNKEPSKTEVKSAMSVELAEYFSNTSSTVSRSHKKQGKSRSIDMEKDKIVQIDETLTENDSDENTEVIEYSSIWSKIYYDYILVDKTLSKLSIKESFLYNHDLKPVEEQRRRWAWYNFLWFWVADCFNINTFQIAATGLQLGLNWWQTWITVWIGYALIGILVALASRIGSMYHVSFPVAARSSFGIYFSIWSVLNRVVMATVWYAVQSWIALTPVSLMLQSIFGTNLPTRIHDGMGTPNATTYEFMCFFIFWVVSFPALLVPPHAIRHLFTVKAILVPFAAFGFLIWTLKKSNGEIAFGALSDVEVSDTERRWAYIRSIMACLGNFATLVVNAPDFTRFSTTKRSAFIVQVVSIPILFTITSLIGILVTAAGFTMYNVNYWSPVDVLGRFLQDSYSPGTRAGVFLISFVFALSQLGTNISANSLSAGTDMTALLPKFINIRRGSVICACLALCICPWNMMASSSKFTMALSAYAIFLSSIAGVASADYYVVRRGYIRITHLYSIKPGSFYMYNRFGFNWRALVAYLGSVSFSITGFVGEVGDNIKVSDAAMHLYYMNYIIGYAAAFIIYVTLCWFFPVAGSPVKNILREKGWYERWVEVEDFPEQWKAMMQKKDLYDEKEIEY, encoded by the coding sequence ATGGTAGGGAACTTTAGATTTAATGTAAGGAATGATTCTACTAATAAAGAGCCAAGCAAAACAGAAGTGAAATCCGCCATGTCAGTTGAATTAGCGGAGTATTTCAGTAATACCTCTTCTACTGTGAGTCGTTCTCACAAGAAGCAAGGCAAGTCTCGTTCCATTGATATGGAAAAGGACAAAATCGTTCAAATCGATGAGACATTGACGGAAAATGATAGTGATGAGAACACTGAAGTGATAGAGTACAGTTCGATTTGGAGCAAAATATACTACGACTACATTTTAGTGGATAAGACGCTTTCAAAATTATCGATTAAAGAATCCTTCTTGTACAACCATGACTTGAAACCAGTTGAAgagcaaagaagaagatgggCCTGGTACAACTTTTTATGGTTTTGGGTTGCTGACTgtttcaacatcaacactTTCCAAATTGCTGCTACGGGATTACAATTGGGTCTCAACTGGTGGCAGACATGGATCACAGTTTGGATTGGATATGCACTCATCGGTATCTTGGTGGCCCTGGCATCAAGAATAGGTTCTATGTATCACGTTTCATTCCCAGTCGCTGCTAGATCATCTTTTGGGATCTATTTTTCCATTTGGAGTGTGTTAAATCGTGTGGTCATGGCTACAGTCTGGTATGCAGTACAGTCTTGGATTGCCTTGACACCagtttctttgatgttaCAGAGTATATTTGGTACGAACTTGCCAACTAGAATTCATGACGGTATGGGTACTCCCAATGCCACTACTTACGAGTTCATGtgtttctttatcttttgGGTGGTATCGTTCCCAGCATTGCTAGTGCCACCTCATGCAATCCGTCATTTATTCACAGTGAAAGCCATTCTTGTTCCCTTTGCTGCATTTGGTTTCTTAATATGGACCCTTAAGAAATCAAACGGTGAAATTGCATTTGGTGCTCTAAGCGATGTCGAAGTATCTGATACGGAAAGGAGATGGGCTTATATCAGATCAATCATGGCTTGTTTAGGAAATTTTGCCACATTGGTTGTAAATGCTCCGGATTTCACACGTTTCTCAACCACCAAGAGATCTGCCTTCATAGTGCAAGTTGTTTCGATCCCTATTCTATTCACAATTACATCTTTGATCGGTATTCTTGTCACAGCGGCAGGGTTTACCATGTACAACGTCAACTACTGGTCACCAGTGGATGTGTTGGGcagatttcttcaagattcGTACTCACCTGGTACTAGAGCTGGTGTGTTTTTAATCTCTTTTGTGTTTGCCTTGTCTCAATTGGGTACTAACATCTCTGCCAACTCTCTATCAGCAGGTACTGATATGACGGCGCTTTTACCCAAATTCATAAACATTAGGCGTGGTTCTGTCATCTGTGCATGTCTTGCACTATGTATCTGTCCATGGAACATGATGGCATCGTCAAGCAAATTCACCATGGCACTCAGTGCATATGCAATCTTCCTCTCCTCTATTGCTGGTGTTGCAAGTGCTGACTACTACGTGGTAAGACGTGGTTACATTAGGATAACACACTTGTATTCCATCAAACCAGGTTCCTTTTACATGTATAACAGATTCGGTTTTAATTGGAGAGCCCTTGTGGCGTATCTGGGATCTGTGTCCTTCAGTATTACTGGGTTCGTTGGGGAAGTTGGTGATAACATCAAAGTATCAGATGCCGCAATGCATCTGTACTACATGAACTACATTATTGGTTACGCAGCCGCTTTTATTATCTACGTTACGTTATGCTGGTTTTTCCCAGTAGCAGGTTCACCAGTTAAGAATATCCTCAGAGAAAAAGGATGGTACGAGAGATGGGTTGAAGTCGAAGACTTCCCAGAACAATGGAAAGCAATGATGCAAAAGAAAGACTTGTACGATGAGAAAGAGATCGAATACTAA
- the SNQ2 gene encoding ATP-binding cassette transporter SNQ2 (similar to uniprot|P32568 Saccharomyces cerevisiae YDR011W SNQ2 ABC transporter): protein MEGSNNGLSSRPEKLDGDPRSTSDTSSSGSCTSLKEFSGNNHELHQDTDQQVVKDAAEDPAFLKKVETLSRSLSRRTTTLSEWDEVDENFDMYREIQGILKASNDGGIHLRKAGITARNVAVKGVDAQFLEGATYGDMLMLPATIFKGIKKARQTTLRDIISNVNLLVRPGEMLLVLGRPGSGCSTFLKTMAGELSHFKGVSGDISYDGVSQKDMLKYFKSDVIYNGEMDVHFPHLTVQQTLDFAVACKTPSKRINDFTRQQYIEFIRDLYATIFGLKHTYNTKVGDDFVRGVSGGERKRVSIAEALAARGSIYCWDNATRGLDASTALEYTEAIRCMTNLLKSTALITVYQASENIYETFDKVTILYEGKQIYFGRIEEAKKYFENLGFICPARQATAEFLTSLTDSKGLRRVRPGFENKVPRTRDDFVRVWEESKEYHDLIQSIEHYETKEVDGAKTIQFFKESMVEEKDKASRKKSKFTISYWAQIRLCTRRGFQRIYGDKSFTITNTVAAIIQALVTGSLFYNTPSSTQGAFSRGGVLYFAILYFSLMGLANISLANRPILQKHIAYSLYHPSAEALASTISNAFFRMISLTAFLIILYFLSGLTRNAGRFFMVYLFVALASESINALFEFITAACDSISQANAIAGLVMMALSLYSTYMIQTPSMHPWFEWISYILPLRYAFENMLNAEFHARRMDCGGTLVPTGPVYENVSSEYKVCAFIGSQPGESYVLGDNYLKLQYDYSYSHQWRNFGILIAFLVGFLVFKSVITEFKTPIKSSGDALLFKKGTSLNTIPKDEESNVNSTDSITKTTDSSSRSDDPALFADMRSEGIFLWKDICYTIPYKGGERLLLDNVSGYVKPGTLTALMGESGAGKTTLLNTLAQRTDIGVVTGDMLVNGKPIDASFERRTGYVQQQDVHIKEMTVRESLQFSARMRRPLTVPDEEKLDYVEKVIEILDMSAYGEALVGNIGYGLNVEQRKKLSIAVELVAKPNLLLFLDEPTSGLDSQSAWAIVQLLKKLAGAGQSILCTIHQPSATLFEEFDRLLLLRKGGQTVYFGDIGEHSSTLLSYFERNGARRCEEKENPAEYILEAIGAGATASVKEDWHEKWIKSSEFVSVNQEINDLIEKLAHQPNDDSSTELITKYATPYWYQFVYVLRRTMVMFWRDVDYLMAKTMLYISSGLFIGFTFYNVGTSFVGLQNAMFAAFMACIVSAPAMNQIQARALQSRELYEVRESRSNMFHWSCMLFSQYITELPYQLWCSTLFFVSFYFPLKAEYTSLKAGLFYLNYCVIFQLYCVGLGLAVLYMSPDLPSSNVIMGLLLSFMITFCGVVQPVNLMPGFWTFMWKVSPYTYLIQNFVSLMLHDKTVICTDKELSYFNPPPGSTCGSYMTDYFTEGFGYIKNPEATSNCAYCRYKIGDQYLSYISAKYADLWRNFGFLWVYICFNLIAMVSLYYIFHVKRFSPKSLVMGVVGKFKKEK from the coding sequence atggAGGGTTCAAACAATGGATTGAGCAGTCGTCCTGAGAAATTGGACGGAGATCCTCGATCAACTAGTGATACCAGCAGCAGTGGTAGTTGTACTTCTCTGAAAGAGTTCAGTGGTAACAACCATGAACTTCATCAGGATACTGACCAACAGGTAGTTAAGGATGCTGCTGAGGATCCAGCGTTTCTGAAAAAAGTAGAGACTCTTTCTAGGTCATTGTCCCGTCGTACTACGACTCTTTCTGAGTGGGATGAGGTCGATGAGAACTTCGATATGTACAGAGAGATCCAGGGGATCCTTAAGGCGTCCAACGATGGTGGTATCCATTTGAGGAAGGCCGGTATCACCGCCAGAAACGTTGCTGTAAAGGGTGTTGACGCTCAGTTTCTTGAAGGTGCCACTTACGGTGATATGCTAATGTTACCTGCAACTATATTCAAGGGAATTAAGAAGGCCAGACAAACAACATTGAGAGATATCATTAGCAATGTAAATCTACTTGTTAGGCCTGGTGAGATGTTGCTTGTATTGGGTAGACCAGGTTCTGGTTGTTCCACTTTCTTAAAAACAATGGCTGGTGAGCTATCTCATTTCAAGGGTGTCTCAGGTGACATCTCGTACGACGGTGTCTCACAAAAGGATATGTTGAAGTATTTCAAGTCGGATGTTATATACAACGGTGAAATGGATGTCCATTTCCCGCATTTGACTGTGCAACAGACTTTAGATTTTGCTGTCGCTTGTAAGACTCCAAGCAAAAGAATTAACGATTTTACCAGACAACAGTATATCGAATTCATCAGAGACTTATATGCAACAATTTTCGGTTTGAAGCACACTTATAACACTAAAGTTGGTGATGATTTCGTGAGAGGTGTCTCTGGTGGTGAACGTAAGCGTGTTTCCATCGCAGAAGCTTTGGCCGCTCGCGGTTCCATATATTGTTGGGATAACGCTACTCGTGGTCTCGATGCTTCTACTGCTCTTGAATATACAGAAGCTATCAGATGTATGACAAACTTACTAAAGTCCACTGCGTTGATTACTGTGTACCAAGCAAGTGAAAACATCTATGAGACTTTCGATAAGGTTACCATTCTCTACGAAGGTAAACAAATATATTTCGGTCGCATTGAAGAGGCTAAGAAGTATTTCGAAAACTTGGGGTTCATCTGTCCAGCAAGGCAAGCAACGGCTGAATTTTTGACCTCTTTAACTGATTCTAAAGGTTTACGCAGAGTAAGACCTGGTTTCGAAAACAAAGTCCCAAGAACCAGAGACGATTTCGTCAGGGTTTGGGAAGAGTCCAAAGAATATCATGACTTAATACAAAGTATCGAACATTACGAAACGAAAGAAGTCGATGGTGCGAAGACTATCcagttcttcaaagaatcgATGgttgaagagaaagataAGGCTTCGAGAAAGAAGTCTAAATTTACTATTTCCTATTGGGCTCAAATCAGGCTCTGTACCAGGAGAGGGTTCCAAAGAATTTATGGTGATAAGTCTTTTACTATCACAAACACTGTTGCTGCTATCATTCAAGCCTTGGTTACTGGTTCCCTATTCTACAACACCCCAAGTAGTACTCAAGGTGCTTTCTCTCGTGGTGGTGTTTTATATTTCGCTATTCTatatttctctttgatGGGTTTAGCCAACATCAGTTTAGCAAACAGACCTATCTTGCAGAAACATATCGCTTACTCATTGTATCATCCATCTGCTGAAGCACTTGCTTCTACTATCTCTAATGCCTTCTTCAGAATGATTTCGTTAACCGCTTTCCTAATCATCCTTTACTTCTTATCTGGTTTGACTCGTAACGCTGGCAGATTCTTCATGGTGTATTTGTTTGTGGCGCTCGCATCCGAGTCAATCAATGCCttgtttgaatttatcaCTGCTGCGTGTGACTCAATTTCTCAGGCTAATGCTATTGCAGGTTTGGTGATGATGGCCTTATCCTTATACTCCACCTATATGATTCAAACTCCTTCTATGCATCCATGGTTTGAATGGATCTCTTACATTCTACCATTGAGATATGCTTTTGAGAACATGCTAAACGCTGAATTTCATGCAAGAAGGATGGATTGCGGTGGTACTTTAGTACCAACGGGTCCTGTTTACGAGAATGTCAGTAGTGAATACAAGGTCTGTGCGTTCATCGGATCTCAGCCAGGTGAATCGTATGTTTTGGGTGATAACTATTTGAAACTTCAGTACGACTACTCATATTCACACCAATGGAGAAATTTCGGTATTTTGATCGCATTTTTGGTCGGTTTCCTCGTCTTCAAGTCTGTTATCACTGAATTCAAGACCCCTATTAAGAGTAGTGGTGATGCTTTACTCTTCAAAAAGGGTACCAGCTTGAACACCATTCCAAAAGACGAAGAAAGCAATGTTAACAGTACTGATTCCATTACGAAGACCACTGATAGCTCATCTAGGTCGGACGACCCAGCACTATTTGCTGATATGAGAAGTGAAGGTATCTTCCTATGGAAGGATATCTGTTATACTATCCCTTATAAAGGCGGCGAACGTCTGTTATTGGATAACGTATCTGGGTATGTTAAACCTGGTACTTTGACTGCCTTGATGGGAGAATCTGGTGCAGGTAAAACTACATTGCTAAACACACTTGCTCAAAGAACTGACATTGGTGTTGTCACTGGTGACATGTTGGTAAATGGTAAGCCAATCGACGCCTCATTCGAAAGAAGAACGGGTTACgttcaacaacaagatgttcacatcaaagaaatgacAGTCAGAGAATCTCTACAATTCTCAGCAAGAATGAGAAGACCACTAACTGTtccagatgaagaaaaacttGATTACGTTGAAAAGgttattgaaatcttgGACATGTCCGCTTACGGTGAAGCTTTAGTCGGTAATATTGGTTATGGTTTGAACGTTGagcaaagaaagaagttatCAATTGCTGTTGAATTGGTTGCCAAACCGaacttgttgttgtttttggaCGAACCAACTTCTGGTTTAGATTCTCAATCTGCCTGGGCCATTGTtcagttgttgaagaaattagCCGGCGCCGGTCAATCAATTTTGTGTACCATCCATCAACCTTCTGCTACTTTGTTCGAAGAATTCGACAGATTGTTATTATTGCGTAAAGGTGGTCAAACTGTGTACTTTGGTGACATCGGTGAACACTCTTCTACGTTGTTATCATACTTTGAGAGAAATGGTGCACGTAGGtgtgaagaaaaggaaaatcCGGCCGAGTATATTTTGGAAGCCATTGGTGCCGGTGCTACAGCTTCCGTTAAGGAAGATTGGCACGAAAAATGGATTAAATCATCAGAATTTGTTTCTGTTAACCAAGAAATCAACGACTTAATCGAAAAGCTAGCCCACCAACCAAATGACGATTCTTCCACTGAATTGATTACTAAATATGCTACACCATATTGGTACCAATTCGTTTATGTTTTAAGACGGACCATGGTTATGTTCTGGAGAGATGTGGACTACTTAATGGCTAAGACCATGTTGTATATCAGCAGTGGTTTGTTCATCGGTTTCACCTTCTATAATGTGGGTACTTCTTTCGTCGGTCTACAAAATGCGATGTTTGCTGCATTTATGGCTTGTATTGTTTCTGCCCCAGCAATGAATCAAATTCAGGCTCGTGCCCTACAATCAAGAGAATTATATGAAGTTAGAGAATCCAGATCTAACATGTTCCACTGGAGTTGTATGTTGTTCTCACAATATATCACTGAATTACCGTACCAATTATGGTGTAGTACCTTATTCTTTGTATCCTTCTATTTCCCATTGAAGGCAGAATACACAAGTTTGAAAGCCGGTTTATTCTACTTGAACTACTGtgtcattttccaattatACTGTGTTGGTTTGGGTTTAGCTGTGTTGTACATGTCTCCAGATCTTCCAAGTTCAAACGTCATTATGGGTTTACTACTCTCCTTCATGATTACCTTCTGTGGTGTTGTGCAACCTGTTAATCTAATGCCCGGTTTTTGGACCTTTATGTGGAAGGTATCCCCGTACACgtatttgattcaaaatttcgtttctttgatgttaCATGACAAAACAGTCATCTGTACCGATAAGGAACTGTCTTACTTTAACCCACCACCGGGATCAACTTGTGGATCTTACATGACTGACTATTTCACTGAAGGGTTCGGTTATATTAAGAACCCAGAGGCCACCAGCAACTGTGCTTACTGCAGATACAAGATCGGTGATCAATACCTATCTTACATTTCTGCTAAATATGCTGATCTATGGAGAAACTTTGGTTTCTTATGGGTTTACATCTGCTTTAACTTAATCGCAATGGTTTCATTATATTACATATTCCATGTTAAGCGTTTCAGCCCAAAGTCTTTGGTAATGGGCGTTGTTGGtaaattcaagaaagaaaaatga